From a region of the Triticum aestivum cultivar Chinese Spring chromosome 7D, IWGSC CS RefSeq v2.1, whole genome shotgun sequence genome:
- the LOC123165605 gene encoding phosphatidylinositol 4-phosphate 5-kinase 9 isoform X3: protein MQNTPSALPNNPQVQATVDLSLSQQNHPNAASSSRPNPAADLTVRHLTLPNGDIYSGTTSCGLPDGTGRYVWSGTVCIYDGEWRRGMRNGHGRTTWPSSGAVYDGEYSAGYMDGEGTHVETSSSSYKGQWKLDRKHGVGFQTYPNGDTYLGSWAQGQMEGHGRYTWAADRSTYVGAMRNGTMSGKGVLAWTTGDSFQGNWLGDTMHGYGLYTWEDGGYYLGIWTRGVKDGKGTFFPKSRGVLVEHELYIDDLRKRGVLPDITNVMQCSSSFENDTNVGVNRGGARLSRRNNLSFDQQSPSEKPSLQRRWSIGMAKPSAGDSETQGCENSADSSLEVLEREYAQGVLISEIVLNNGNSETSKNARRRRQSKAAKDVKRPGETIIKGHMSYDLMLSLQLGIRYTVGKITPIQAREMRTSDYGPRACFWMNFPITGSRLTPAHCAVDFKWKDYCPMVFRFVALSHFSFNKIEYIILVNICSYVNVVLPYTWLINGLTTIIRNLREMFKIDTTDYMISICGSDALRELSSPGKSGSIFFLSQDDRFMIKTLRKSEAKFRFVVMGNMFYTELRVHRRFDLKGSSLGRSNEKIEIDVNTTFKDLDLNYSFYLEPSWRDALLKQIGTDSEFLRNQGIMDYSLLLGLHYRARQSLKRGASCHESLVLDKLTNLTEGDSMEEKAACNYREGLVLVQRGSDQKGEIVVSPHIRGSPLGLSSACFEEVDLLIPGTARLPIQLGVNMPARAEKQEEDGSKSLWQVYDVVLYIGIIDILQKYNMKKKIEHAYKSIKYKYNPLSISSVKPQFYSERFLKFIHTVFPQNSS, encoded by the exons ATGCAAAACACCCCCTCTGCTCTGCCCAACAACCCTCAAGTTCAAGCAACGGTTGACCTTTCCCTCTCTCAACAAAACCACCCAAATGCTGCTTCCAGCTCCAGACCCAATCCTGCAGCCGACCTCACGGTCAGACACCTCACACTACCCAACGGTGACATCTACTCCGGCACGACATCATGTGGGTTACCGGATGGCACAGGCCGGTACGTCTGGTCTGGTACCGTCTGCATCTACGACGGCGAGTGGAGGAGAGGGATGAGGAACGGCCATGGCAGAACAACATGGCCGTCATCAGGAGCTGTCTACGATGGCGAGTACTCTGCTGGCTACATGGACGGTGAAGGAACACATGTCGAAACCTCCTCTTCTTCCTACAAGGGGCAATGGAAGCTGGACCGCAAGCACGGCGTCGGCTTCCAAACGTACCCCAACGGAGACACATACCTCGGTTCATGGGCTCAAGGCCAGATGGAAGGCCATGGTAGGTACACATGGGCAGCAGACCGCAGCACCTACGTCGGCGCAATGAGAAATGGCACCATGTCTGGCAAAGGGGTACTTGCATGGACCACCGGGGACTCATTTCAGGGGAACTGGCTCGGCGACACAATGCATGGGTACGGTTTGTACACGTGGGAGGACGGTGGGTACTATCTAGGCATCTGGACAAGGGGGGTCAAGGATGGGAAGGGCACTTTCTTCCCGAAATCTCGCGGAGTCCTCGTCGAGCATGAGCTCTACATCGACGATCTAAGGAAGAGAGGTGTTCTGCCTGACATCACTAATGTCATGCAATGCTCCTCTTCCTTCGAGAACGACACAAATGTCGGTGTGAACCGAGGGGGTGCTAGATTATCCAGAAGAAACAACTTGAGTTTTGATCAGCAGTCTCCCTCAGAGAAGCCGTCTTTGCAGAGACGCTGGAGCATTGGGATGGCTAAACCAAGTGCAGGAGATTCTGAAACACAAGGTTGTGAAAACAGTGCTGATTCTAGCCTCGAGGTACTCGAAAGGGAGTATGCGCAAGGTGTTCTGATCAGCGAGATTGTGTTGAACAACGGCAACTCAGAAACGTCCAAAAATGCGAGACGTCGTCGGCAGAGCAAGGCGGCGAAGGATGTCAAAAGGCCTGGAGAGACGATAATCAAAGGGCACATGAGCTATGATCTAATGCTCAGCCTGCAGCTTGGAATCAG GTACACAGTTGGAAAGATTACACCGATTCAGGCGCGTGAAATGAGAACTTCTGATTATGGCCCCAGAGCATGTTTCTGGATGAACTTCCCCATAACAGGGTCACGGCTTACTCCTGCGCATTGTGCGGTAGATTTTAAGTGGAAAGACTATTGCCCAATGGTTTTCCGGTTTGTTGCTTTATCTCACTTTTCTTTTAATAAGATTGAGTATATTATTTTGGTCAACATATGTTCTTATGTTAATGTAGTACTTCCTTATACTTGGCTTATCAATGGCTTAACTACCATCATTAG AAACTTGAGGGAGATGTTCAAGATTGATACAACAGATTATATGATCTCCATTTGCGGAAGTGATGCTCTTAGAGAGCTCTCTTCTCCCGGAAAGAGTGGAAGCATCTTTTTCTTATCGCAAGATGACCGGTTTATGATCAAGACTCTTCGGAAATCTGAAGCAAAG TTCCGATTTGTAGTGATGGGAAACATGTTCTACACAGAACTTAGAGTCCATCGAAGATTTGATTTGAAAGGTTCATCTTTGGGCCGCTCAAATGAAAAAATTGAAATTGACGTGAACACGACATTTAAAGACTTAGATCTGAACTATTCATTTTATCTCGAGCCTTCTTGGAGGGATGCTTTGCTTAA GCAGATTGGGACCGACAGCGAGTTTCTTAGGAATCAGGGTATAATGGATTACAGCTTGCTTCTTGGTTTGCATTATCGTGCTCGTCAAAGCCTAAAAAGAGGAGCATCATGCCATGAAAGTCTTGTGCTAGACAAACTGACCAATCTTACAGAAGGTG ATTCCATGGAGGAAAAAGCAGCTTGTAACTATCGTGAAGGGTTGGTTTTGGTGCAAAGAGGTAGCGACCAAAAGGGTGAAATCGTTGTTAGCCCTCACATACGGGGAAGCCCACTGGGTTTGTCGTCTGCTTGTTTTGAGGAAGTGGATCTTCTGATTCCAGGCACAGCAAG GCTGCCAATCCAACTAGGGGTGAACATGCCCGCAAGAGCGGAGAAACAAGAAGAGGATGGCAGCAAATCGCTCTGGCAAGTATATGATGTGGTACTCTACATAGGGATCATTGATATTCTCCAAAAGtataacatgaagaagaagattgagCATGCATATAAGTCCATCAAGTATAAGTACAACCCCTTGTCAATATCTTCTGTTAAACCACAATTCTACTCAGAGCGATTCCTCAAGTTCATTCACACCGTCTTCCCTCAAAACTCTAGCTAG
- the LOC123165605 gene encoding phosphatidylinositol 4-phosphate 5-kinase 9 isoform X2 yields MQNTPSALPNNPQVQATVDLSLSQQNHPNAASSSRPNPAADLTVRHLTLPNGDIYSGTTSCGLPDGTGRYVWSGTVCIYDGEWRRGMRNGHGRTTWPSSGAVYDGEYSAGYMDGEGTHVETSSSSYKGQWKLDRKHGVGFQTYPNGDTYLGSWAQGQMEGHGRYTWAADRSTYVGAMRNGTMSGKGVLAWTTGDSFQGNWLGDTMHGYGLYTWEDGGYYLGIWTRGVKDGKGTFFPKSRGVLVEHELYIDDLRKRGVLPDITNVMQCSSSFENDTNVGVNRGGARLSRRNNLSFDQQSPSEKPSLQRRWSIGMAKPSAGDSETQGCENSADSSLEVLEREYAQGVLISEIVLNNGNSETSKNARRRRQSKAAKDVKRPGETIIKGHMSYDLMLSLQLGIRYTVGKITPIQAREMRTSDYGPRACFWMNFPITGSRLTPAHCAVDFKWKDYCPMVFRFVALSHFSFNKIEYIILVNICSYVNVVLPYTWLINGLTTIIRNLREMFKIDTTDYMISICGSDALRELSSPGKSGSIFFLSQDDRFMIKTLRKSEAKVLLRMLPYYYHHVHTYENTLVTKFFGIHRVKPSSGRKFRFVVMGNMFYTELRVHRRFDLKGSSLGRSNEKIEIDVNTTFKDLDLNYSFYLEPSWRDALLKQIGTDSEFLRNQGIMDYSLLLGLHYRARQSLKRGASCHESLVLDKLTNLTEDSMEEKAACNYREGLVLVQRGSDQKGEIVVSPHIRGSPLGLSSACFEEVDLLIPGTARLPIQLGVNMPARAEKQEEDGSKSLWQVYDVVLYIGIIDILQKYNMKKKIEHAYKSIKYKYNPLSISSVKPQFYSERFLKFIHTVFPQNSS; encoded by the exons ATGCAAAACACCCCCTCTGCTCTGCCCAACAACCCTCAAGTTCAAGCAACGGTTGACCTTTCCCTCTCTCAACAAAACCACCCAAATGCTGCTTCCAGCTCCAGACCCAATCCTGCAGCCGACCTCACGGTCAGACACCTCACACTACCCAACGGTGACATCTACTCCGGCACGACATCATGTGGGTTACCGGATGGCACAGGCCGGTACGTCTGGTCTGGTACCGTCTGCATCTACGACGGCGAGTGGAGGAGAGGGATGAGGAACGGCCATGGCAGAACAACATGGCCGTCATCAGGAGCTGTCTACGATGGCGAGTACTCTGCTGGCTACATGGACGGTGAAGGAACACATGTCGAAACCTCCTCTTCTTCCTACAAGGGGCAATGGAAGCTGGACCGCAAGCACGGCGTCGGCTTCCAAACGTACCCCAACGGAGACACATACCTCGGTTCATGGGCTCAAGGCCAGATGGAAGGCCATGGTAGGTACACATGGGCAGCAGACCGCAGCACCTACGTCGGCGCAATGAGAAATGGCACCATGTCTGGCAAAGGGGTACTTGCATGGACCACCGGGGACTCATTTCAGGGGAACTGGCTCGGCGACACAATGCATGGGTACGGTTTGTACACGTGGGAGGACGGTGGGTACTATCTAGGCATCTGGACAAGGGGGGTCAAGGATGGGAAGGGCACTTTCTTCCCGAAATCTCGCGGAGTCCTCGTCGAGCATGAGCTCTACATCGACGATCTAAGGAAGAGAGGTGTTCTGCCTGACATCACTAATGTCATGCAATGCTCCTCTTCCTTCGAGAACGACACAAATGTCGGTGTGAACCGAGGGGGTGCTAGATTATCCAGAAGAAACAACTTGAGTTTTGATCAGCAGTCTCCCTCAGAGAAGCCGTCTTTGCAGAGACGCTGGAGCATTGGGATGGCTAAACCAAGTGCAGGAGATTCTGAAACACAAGGTTGTGAAAACAGTGCTGATTCTAGCCTCGAGGTACTCGAAAGGGAGTATGCGCAAGGTGTTCTGATCAGCGAGATTGTGTTGAACAACGGCAACTCAGAAACGTCCAAAAATGCGAGACGTCGTCGGCAGAGCAAGGCGGCGAAGGATGTCAAAAGGCCTGGAGAGACGATAATCAAAGGGCACATGAGCTATGATCTAATGCTCAGCCTGCAGCTTGGAATCAG GTACACAGTTGGAAAGATTACACCGATTCAGGCGCGTGAAATGAGAACTTCTGATTATGGCCCCAGAGCATGTTTCTGGATGAACTTCCCCATAACAGGGTCACGGCTTACTCCTGCGCATTGTGCGGTAGATTTTAAGTGGAAAGACTATTGCCCAATGGTTTTCCGGTTTGTTGCTTTATCTCACTTTTCTTTTAATAAGATTGAGTATATTATTTTGGTCAACATATGTTCTTATGTTAATGTAGTACTTCCTTATACTTGGCTTATCAATGGCTTAACTACCATCATTAG AAACTTGAGGGAGATGTTCAAGATTGATACAACAGATTATATGATCTCCATTTGCGGAAGTGATGCTCTTAGAGAGCTCTCTTCTCCCGGAAAGAGTGGAAGCATCTTTTTCTTATCGCAAGATGACCGGTTTATGATCAAGACTCTTCGGAAATCTGAAGCAAAG GTTCTTTTGCGTATGCTTCCATACTATTATCACCATGTCCATACTTATGAGAACACACTCGTAACTAAATTTTTTGGCATCCATAGGGTGAAACCTTCCAGCGGTCGAAAG TTCCGATTTGTAGTGATGGGAAACATGTTCTACACAGAACTTAGAGTCCATCGAAGATTTGATTTGAAAGGTTCATCTTTGGGCCGCTCAAATGAAAAAATTGAAATTGACGTGAACACGACATTTAAAGACTTAGATCTGAACTATTCATTTTATCTCGAGCCTTCTTGGAGGGATGCTTTGCTTAA GCAGATTGGGACCGACAGCGAGTTTCTTAGGAATCAGGGTATAATGGATTACAGCTTGCTTCTTGGTTTGCATTATCGTGCTCGTCAAAGCCTAAAAAGAGGAGCATCATGCCATGAAAGTCTTGTGCTAGACAAACTGACCAATCTTACAGAAG ATTCCATGGAGGAAAAAGCAGCTTGTAACTATCGTGAAGGGTTGGTTTTGGTGCAAAGAGGTAGCGACCAAAAGGGTGAAATCGTTGTTAGCCCTCACATACGGGGAAGCCCACTGGGTTTGTCGTCTGCTTGTTTTGAGGAAGTGGATCTTCTGATTCCAGGCACAGCAAG GCTGCCAATCCAACTAGGGGTGAACATGCCCGCAAGAGCGGAGAAACAAGAAGAGGATGGCAGCAAATCGCTCTGGCAAGTATATGATGTGGTACTCTACATAGGGATCATTGATATTCTCCAAAAGtataacatgaagaagaagattgagCATGCATATAAGTCCATCAAGTATAAGTACAACCCCTTGTCAATATCTTCTGTTAAACCACAATTCTACTCAGAGCGATTCCTCAAGTTCATTCACACCGTCTTCCCTCAAAACTCTAGCTAG
- the LOC123165605 gene encoding phosphatidylinositol 4-phosphate 5-kinase 9 isoform X1 has translation MQNTPSALPNNPQVQATVDLSLSQQNHPNAASSSRPNPAADLTVRHLTLPNGDIYSGTTSCGLPDGTGRYVWSGTVCIYDGEWRRGMRNGHGRTTWPSSGAVYDGEYSAGYMDGEGTHVETSSSSYKGQWKLDRKHGVGFQTYPNGDTYLGSWAQGQMEGHGRYTWAADRSTYVGAMRNGTMSGKGVLAWTTGDSFQGNWLGDTMHGYGLYTWEDGGYYLGIWTRGVKDGKGTFFPKSRGVLVEHELYIDDLRKRGVLPDITNVMQCSSSFENDTNVGVNRGGARLSRRNNLSFDQQSPSEKPSLQRRWSIGMAKPSAGDSETQGCENSADSSLEVLEREYAQGVLISEIVLNNGNSETSKNARRRRQSKAAKDVKRPGETIIKGHMSYDLMLSLQLGIRYTVGKITPIQAREMRTSDYGPRACFWMNFPITGSRLTPAHCAVDFKWKDYCPMVFRFVALSHFSFNKIEYIILVNICSYVNVVLPYTWLINGLTTIIRNLREMFKIDTTDYMISICGSDALRELSSPGKSGSIFFLSQDDRFMIKTLRKSEAKVLLRMLPYYYHHVHTYENTLVTKFFGIHRVKPSSGRKFRFVVMGNMFYTELRVHRRFDLKGSSLGRSNEKIEIDVNTTFKDLDLNYSFYLEPSWRDALLKQIGTDSEFLRNQGIMDYSLLLGLHYRARQSLKRGASCHESLVLDKLTNLTEGDSMEEKAACNYREGLVLVQRGSDQKGEIVVSPHIRGSPLGLSSACFEEVDLLIPGTARLPIQLGVNMPARAEKQEEDGSKSLWQVYDVVLYIGIIDILQKYNMKKKIEHAYKSIKYKYNPLSISSVKPQFYSERFLKFIHTVFPQNSS, from the exons ATGCAAAACACCCCCTCTGCTCTGCCCAACAACCCTCAAGTTCAAGCAACGGTTGACCTTTCCCTCTCTCAACAAAACCACCCAAATGCTGCTTCCAGCTCCAGACCCAATCCTGCAGCCGACCTCACGGTCAGACACCTCACACTACCCAACGGTGACATCTACTCCGGCACGACATCATGTGGGTTACCGGATGGCACAGGCCGGTACGTCTGGTCTGGTACCGTCTGCATCTACGACGGCGAGTGGAGGAGAGGGATGAGGAACGGCCATGGCAGAACAACATGGCCGTCATCAGGAGCTGTCTACGATGGCGAGTACTCTGCTGGCTACATGGACGGTGAAGGAACACATGTCGAAACCTCCTCTTCTTCCTACAAGGGGCAATGGAAGCTGGACCGCAAGCACGGCGTCGGCTTCCAAACGTACCCCAACGGAGACACATACCTCGGTTCATGGGCTCAAGGCCAGATGGAAGGCCATGGTAGGTACACATGGGCAGCAGACCGCAGCACCTACGTCGGCGCAATGAGAAATGGCACCATGTCTGGCAAAGGGGTACTTGCATGGACCACCGGGGACTCATTTCAGGGGAACTGGCTCGGCGACACAATGCATGGGTACGGTTTGTACACGTGGGAGGACGGTGGGTACTATCTAGGCATCTGGACAAGGGGGGTCAAGGATGGGAAGGGCACTTTCTTCCCGAAATCTCGCGGAGTCCTCGTCGAGCATGAGCTCTACATCGACGATCTAAGGAAGAGAGGTGTTCTGCCTGACATCACTAATGTCATGCAATGCTCCTCTTCCTTCGAGAACGACACAAATGTCGGTGTGAACCGAGGGGGTGCTAGATTATCCAGAAGAAACAACTTGAGTTTTGATCAGCAGTCTCCCTCAGAGAAGCCGTCTTTGCAGAGACGCTGGAGCATTGGGATGGCTAAACCAAGTGCAGGAGATTCTGAAACACAAGGTTGTGAAAACAGTGCTGATTCTAGCCTCGAGGTACTCGAAAGGGAGTATGCGCAAGGTGTTCTGATCAGCGAGATTGTGTTGAACAACGGCAACTCAGAAACGTCCAAAAATGCGAGACGTCGTCGGCAGAGCAAGGCGGCGAAGGATGTCAAAAGGCCTGGAGAGACGATAATCAAAGGGCACATGAGCTATGATCTAATGCTCAGCCTGCAGCTTGGAATCAG GTACACAGTTGGAAAGATTACACCGATTCAGGCGCGTGAAATGAGAACTTCTGATTATGGCCCCAGAGCATGTTTCTGGATGAACTTCCCCATAACAGGGTCACGGCTTACTCCTGCGCATTGTGCGGTAGATTTTAAGTGGAAAGACTATTGCCCAATGGTTTTCCGGTTTGTTGCTTTATCTCACTTTTCTTTTAATAAGATTGAGTATATTATTTTGGTCAACATATGTTCTTATGTTAATGTAGTACTTCCTTATACTTGGCTTATCAATGGCTTAACTACCATCATTAG AAACTTGAGGGAGATGTTCAAGATTGATACAACAGATTATATGATCTCCATTTGCGGAAGTGATGCTCTTAGAGAGCTCTCTTCTCCCGGAAAGAGTGGAAGCATCTTTTTCTTATCGCAAGATGACCGGTTTATGATCAAGACTCTTCGGAAATCTGAAGCAAAG GTTCTTTTGCGTATGCTTCCATACTATTATCACCATGTCCATACTTATGAGAACACACTCGTAACTAAATTTTTTGGCATCCATAGGGTGAAACCTTCCAGCGGTCGAAAG TTCCGATTTGTAGTGATGGGAAACATGTTCTACACAGAACTTAGAGTCCATCGAAGATTTGATTTGAAAGGTTCATCTTTGGGCCGCTCAAATGAAAAAATTGAAATTGACGTGAACACGACATTTAAAGACTTAGATCTGAACTATTCATTTTATCTCGAGCCTTCTTGGAGGGATGCTTTGCTTAA GCAGATTGGGACCGACAGCGAGTTTCTTAGGAATCAGGGTATAATGGATTACAGCTTGCTTCTTGGTTTGCATTATCGTGCTCGTCAAAGCCTAAAAAGAGGAGCATCATGCCATGAAAGTCTTGTGCTAGACAAACTGACCAATCTTACAGAAGGTG ATTCCATGGAGGAAAAAGCAGCTTGTAACTATCGTGAAGGGTTGGTTTTGGTGCAAAGAGGTAGCGACCAAAAGGGTGAAATCGTTGTTAGCCCTCACATACGGGGAAGCCCACTGGGTTTGTCGTCTGCTTGTTTTGAGGAAGTGGATCTTCTGATTCCAGGCACAGCAAG GCTGCCAATCCAACTAGGGGTGAACATGCCCGCAAGAGCGGAGAAACAAGAAGAGGATGGCAGCAAATCGCTCTGGCAAGTATATGATGTGGTACTCTACATAGGGATCATTGATATTCTCCAAAAGtataacatgaagaagaagattgagCATGCATATAAGTCCATCAAGTATAAGTACAACCCCTTGTCAATATCTTCTGTTAAACCACAATTCTACTCAGAGCGATTCCTCAAGTTCATTCACACCGTCTTCCCTCAAAACTCTAGCTAG
- the LOC123165605 gene encoding phosphatidylinositol 4-phosphate 5-kinase 9 isoform X5, which produces MQNTPSALPNNPQVQATVDLSLSQQNHPNAASSSRPNPAADLTVRHLTLPNGDIYSGTTSCGLPDGTGRYVWSGTVCIYDGEWRRGMRNGHGRTTWPSSGAVYDGEYSAGYMDGEGTHVETSSSSYKGQWKLDRKHGVGFQTYPNGDTYLGSWAQGQMEGHGRYTWAADRSTYVGAMRNGTMSGKGVLAWTTGDSFQGNWLGDTMHGYGLYTWEDGGYYLGIWTRGVKDGKGTFFPKSRGVLVEHELYIDDLRKRGVLPDITNVMQCSSSFENDTNVGVNRGGARLSRRNNLSFDQQSPSEKPSLQRRWSIGMAKPSAGDSETQGCENSADSSLEVLEREYAQGVLISEIVLNNGNSETSKNARRRRQSKAAKDVKRPGETIIKGHMSYDLMLSLQLGIRYTVGKITPIQAREMRTSDYGPRACFWMNFPITGSRLTPAHCAVDFKWKDYCPMVFRNLREMFKIDTTDYMISICGSDALRELSSPGKSGSIFFLSQDDRFMIKTLRKSEAKVLLRMLPYYYHHVHTYENTLVTKFFGIHRVKPSSGRKFRFVVMGNMFYTELRVHRRFDLKGSSLGRSNEKIEIDVNTTFKDLDLNYSFYLEPSWRDALLKQIGTDSEFLRNQGIMDYSLLLGLHYRARQSLKRGASCHESLVLDKLTNLTEDSMEEKAACNYREGLVLVQRGSDQKGEIVVSPHIRGSPLGLSSACFEEVDLLIPGTARLPIQLGVNMPARAEKQEEDGSKSLWQVYDVVLYIGIIDILQKYNMKKKIEHAYKSIKYKYNPLSISSVKPQFYSERFLKFIHTVFPQNSS; this is translated from the exons ATGCAAAACACCCCCTCTGCTCTGCCCAACAACCCTCAAGTTCAAGCAACGGTTGACCTTTCCCTCTCTCAACAAAACCACCCAAATGCTGCTTCCAGCTCCAGACCCAATCCTGCAGCCGACCTCACGGTCAGACACCTCACACTACCCAACGGTGACATCTACTCCGGCACGACATCATGTGGGTTACCGGATGGCACAGGCCGGTACGTCTGGTCTGGTACCGTCTGCATCTACGACGGCGAGTGGAGGAGAGGGATGAGGAACGGCCATGGCAGAACAACATGGCCGTCATCAGGAGCTGTCTACGATGGCGAGTACTCTGCTGGCTACATGGACGGTGAAGGAACACATGTCGAAACCTCCTCTTCTTCCTACAAGGGGCAATGGAAGCTGGACCGCAAGCACGGCGTCGGCTTCCAAACGTACCCCAACGGAGACACATACCTCGGTTCATGGGCTCAAGGCCAGATGGAAGGCCATGGTAGGTACACATGGGCAGCAGACCGCAGCACCTACGTCGGCGCAATGAGAAATGGCACCATGTCTGGCAAAGGGGTACTTGCATGGACCACCGGGGACTCATTTCAGGGGAACTGGCTCGGCGACACAATGCATGGGTACGGTTTGTACACGTGGGAGGACGGTGGGTACTATCTAGGCATCTGGACAAGGGGGGTCAAGGATGGGAAGGGCACTTTCTTCCCGAAATCTCGCGGAGTCCTCGTCGAGCATGAGCTCTACATCGACGATCTAAGGAAGAGAGGTGTTCTGCCTGACATCACTAATGTCATGCAATGCTCCTCTTCCTTCGAGAACGACACAAATGTCGGTGTGAACCGAGGGGGTGCTAGATTATCCAGAAGAAACAACTTGAGTTTTGATCAGCAGTCTCCCTCAGAGAAGCCGTCTTTGCAGAGACGCTGGAGCATTGGGATGGCTAAACCAAGTGCAGGAGATTCTGAAACACAAGGTTGTGAAAACAGTGCTGATTCTAGCCTCGAGGTACTCGAAAGGGAGTATGCGCAAGGTGTTCTGATCAGCGAGATTGTGTTGAACAACGGCAACTCAGAAACGTCCAAAAATGCGAGACGTCGTCGGCAGAGCAAGGCGGCGAAGGATGTCAAAAGGCCTGGAGAGACGATAATCAAAGGGCACATGAGCTATGATCTAATGCTCAGCCTGCAGCTTGGAATCAG GTACACAGTTGGAAAGATTACACCGATTCAGGCGCGTGAAATGAGAACTTCTGATTATGGCCCCAGAGCATGTTTCTGGATGAACTTCCCCATAACAGGGTCACGGCTTACTCCTGCGCATTGTGCGGTAGATTTTAAGTGGAAAGACTATTGCCCAATGGTTTTCCG AAACTTGAGGGAGATGTTCAAGATTGATACAACAGATTATATGATCTCCATTTGCGGAAGTGATGCTCTTAGAGAGCTCTCTTCTCCCGGAAAGAGTGGAAGCATCTTTTTCTTATCGCAAGATGACCGGTTTATGATCAAGACTCTTCGGAAATCTGAAGCAAAG GTTCTTTTGCGTATGCTTCCATACTATTATCACCATGTCCATACTTATGAGAACACACTCGTAACTAAATTTTTTGGCATCCATAGGGTGAAACCTTCCAGCGGTCGAAAG TTCCGATTTGTAGTGATGGGAAACATGTTCTACACAGAACTTAGAGTCCATCGAAGATTTGATTTGAAAGGTTCATCTTTGGGCCGCTCAAATGAAAAAATTGAAATTGACGTGAACACGACATTTAAAGACTTAGATCTGAACTATTCATTTTATCTCGAGCCTTCTTGGAGGGATGCTTTGCTTAA GCAGATTGGGACCGACAGCGAGTTTCTTAGGAATCAGGGTATAATGGATTACAGCTTGCTTCTTGGTTTGCATTATCGTGCTCGTCAAAGCCTAAAAAGAGGAGCATCATGCCATGAAAGTCTTGTGCTAGACAAACTGACCAATCTTACAGAAG ATTCCATGGAGGAAAAAGCAGCTTGTAACTATCGTGAAGGGTTGGTTTTGGTGCAAAGAGGTAGCGACCAAAAGGGTGAAATCGTTGTTAGCCCTCACATACGGGGAAGCCCACTGGGTTTGTCGTCTGCTTGTTTTGAGGAAGTGGATCTTCTGATTCCAGGCACAGCAAG GCTGCCAATCCAACTAGGGGTGAACATGCCCGCAAGAGCGGAGAAACAAGAAGAGGATGGCAGCAAATCGCTCTGGCAAGTATATGATGTGGTACTCTACATAGGGATCATTGATATTCTCCAAAAGtataacatgaagaagaagattgagCATGCATATAAGTCCATCAAGTATAAGTACAACCCCTTGTCAATATCTTCTGTTAAACCACAATTCTACTCAGAGCGATTCCTCAAGTTCATTCACACCGTCTTCCCTCAAAACTCTAGCTAG